In Bradysia coprophila strain Holo2 unplaced genomic scaffold, BU_Bcop_v1 contig_358, whole genome shotgun sequence, one DNA window encodes the following:
- the LOC119081783 gene encoding decapping nuclease DXO homolog, with translation MQEKFDTDVNPVDYFINKTNDRWNYRSYDRKKRSSMSFYSLIFNQPQMIGYFSVNEYREFVPDASQLRYLKMPQSQNVRLDLNDGLKEFRPKPESVKREKMDFLLRFIVNNLNRLRVNEGFGFQGRLLSPDIICSRGRLVQIMCPQYTTDKKWSLIVSKYKGNVYICQPDGDDFHTIQTAYGFKFEQYLLSENPLDDPVTDVPVIESEEFYGVFESGIGNISLLYNAEMDGLDSSTAVDLTEADFNRLKFVELKTCLGPSESRHCRWWAHTFLAGISEVTVGYRTREGIVTRVENLPIDFLKSQAEANWSPAKCIELLKTFLNFVLWICRNVDSPHTVYKFDYDCKLNKTIQCTIFRGKNEYSFLPDWYLNETSA, from the exons atgcaagaaaaatttgatacaGATGTTAATCCAGTGGACTATTTcatcaataaaacaaatgatCGTTGGAATTATCGGAGTTATGACCGCAAGAAGCGAAGTTCAATGTCTTTCTATTCATTAATATTCAATCAGCCACAAATGATTGGATATTTCAGTGTGAATGAGTATCGTGAATTTGTTCCCGATGCATCGCAGCTACGATATCTGAAAATGCCTCAATCTCAAAATGTACGGCTTGATCTGAATGACGGATTGAAGGAATTCCGTCCCAAGCCGGAGAGTGTAAAGCGGGAAAAAATGGATTTCTTACTTCGTTTCATTGTCAATAATTTGAATAGATTAAGAGTCAACGAGGGATTTGGTTTCCAAGGCAGATTACTAAGTCCGGACATAATTTGTAGCAGAGGTAGACTTGTGCAGATAATGTGTCCTCAGTacactaccgataaaaaatggTCACTGATTGTGTCGAAATACAAAGGGAATGTTTACATTTGCCAACCGGATGGAGATGACTTTCATACGATTCAGACTGCGTATGGCTTCAAATTCGAACAATATTTGCTGAGCG AAAACCCGCTAGACGATCCAGTCACCGATGTTCCCGTCATCGAATCCGAAGAATTTTACGGAGTTTTCGAAAGTGGTATTGGCAACATCTCATTGCTATATAATGCTGAAATGGATGGCTTGGATAGTAGTACTGCGGTTGACTTAACCGAAGCAGACTTTAATCGATTAAAATTCGTTGAGCTGAAGACGTGTTTGGGTCCAAGTGAGAGCAGACATTGCAGATGGTGGGCTCACACATTTTTGGCTGGTATTTCCGAAGTCACTGTTGGTTACCGTACTCGAGAAGGAATTGTAACCAGAGTCGAGAATTTACCAATAGATTTTCTGAAAAGCCAAGCAGAG GCCAACTGGTCACCAGCAAAGTGCATCGAGCTGTTAAAAACCTTTCTGAATTTTGTGCTTTGGATCTGCCGGAACGTGGACTCCCCGCATACAGTCTACAAATTCGACTACGATTGTAAGCTCAACAAAACCATTCAATGCACCATATTCCGAGGTAAAAATGAGTACTCCTTTCTACCAGATTGGTACTTGAACGAGACTAGTGCTTAA